The genomic interval TGGAGATTTTCAGGACAAAGAAGTTCTTCGTCGTGGCGACGCAGCTTCTGAGCGGCGTCATGTTCGGCGTGGCGGCGCTGGCGCTGCATCTGCCGTCGTTCTTCGCCGTGACGGTCGCCGTCTTCGCCGTGGTGGCCTTCAGCGGCGCGACGCACGACATTGCGGCCGACGGCGTTTACATGTCGGAGCTCTCTACGCGCGACCAGGCGAAGTACATCGGCTGGCAGGGAGCCTTCTACAACCTGGCGAAGCTGGTGGCCACGGGCGGTCTGGTATGGTTCGCCGGGTGGCTCTACGAGCGCTCCTCCGCAGAGGGCGCCGCCGCGTTCGACGCCTACGTCCATGCGTGGACCGTCGTGCTGGCGATTCTCTGCGGGCTGCTTCTGCTGCTGGGCTGCTACCACGGGCGGATGCTCCCTTCGGGCGCCGCGGCGGCGGGCGGGCACTCGCTCGGCGAGGGGCTGCGGGGCCTGAAGGAGGTGATCGCGGCCTTCTTCACCAAGAAACACATCTGGTACTACATCGCCTTCATCATTCTCTACCGGCTGGGCGAGGGGTTCGTCATGAAGATCGTGCCGCTGTTCCTCAAGGCCGACACCGCGGCGGGCGGACTGGGCCTGACGAACCAGCAGATCGGATTGTATTACGGCACGTTCGGCGCCGGGGCGTTCCTCGTGGGGTCGCTGCTGGCCGGCTACTACATCGCCGCGCGCGGACTGCGCCGCACGCTCTTCACGCTCTGCTGCGTCTTCAACGTACCCTTCGTGGTCTATGCGCTGCTGGCCTTCTTCCAGCCCTCCTCCATGTGGCTCGTGGGCGGCGGCATCGTCGTGGAGTATTTCGGCTACGGATTCGGATTCGTGGGACTGACGCTCTTCATGATACAGCAGGTGGCGCCCGGCCGTCACCAGATGGCCCACTACGCCTTCGCTTCGGGCATCATGAACCTTTCGGTGATGCTCACCGGCGCCGTGTCGGGCTACCTGAGCGACTGGCTCGGCTATTCGCTCTTCTTCGTCGTGGTGATGCTGGCGACGATTCCGGCCTTCGTCATGACGCGTTTCATCCCCTTCACCTATCCCGATGGAAATAAAACCGAATAAACTCCGTTTACCAAGCAAACACGTATGAAGAAAAATCACCTGCTCTCCCTTCTTGCGGGGCTGTCGCTCTGCGCCGCGTCGTGCGGAGGTCCTACGGCCGAGACGGACGCCGTGATCCCGCGTCCCGCGTCGGTCGAGAAACGCTCCGGCGCATGCCGCCTCGCATCGCCCCTGGCCCTGTCGTTCGACGCTCCGGCGGAGGTCGCCGACGCCCTGACGGCCTACCTGCGGACCACGCCGCTGGCCGTCCGCACGGACGATCCGCAGGCGTCGGACGGCTACCTGCGTCTGACGGTCGCCGCGTCGCCCGAACTGCCTGCCTCGGAAGAGGGTTACGTGCTTTCGGTCCTTCCCGAAGGCGTCTCGGTCGCTTCGCGCGGCGAAGCGGGTCTTTTCTACGGCATACAGACTCTCTTGCAGTTGCAGGAGCAGTTCGGCGATCGGATTCCCGCGCAGCGGATCACCGACTCCCCGCGCTTCTCCTACCGCGGCATGCACCTGGACGAGGCGCGCCACTTCTTCGGCAAGGAGTTTGTGAAAAAACAGCTGCGGATGATGGCCTCGCTCAAACTCAACCGCTTCCATTGGCATCTGACGGACGGTGCGGGGTGGCGCATCGAGATCGACCGTTATCCCGAGCTGACCGAGCTCGCGGCTTGGCGCCCGATCGAGGGATGGCAGCCGTGGCTCGACGCCGGGCGGCCCTATTGCCGGCGTGACGACCCGAACGCCTACGGCGGATTCTACACGAAGGACGACATCCGCGAAGTGGTGGCCTATGCCGATTCGCTGCATATCACGGTGATTCCCGAAATCGAGATGCCGGGCCACTCGGAGGAGGTGCTGGCGGTCTATCCCCACCTGTCGTGCGCGGGAAAGCCGCACGTTTACGACGACTTCTGCATCGGCAACGACGCGACGTTCGAGTTCTTGGAGAACGTACTCGAGGAGGTGATGGAACTCTTCCCCTCGGAATACATTCATGTCGGCGGCGACGAGGCCACGAAAAAGGGGTGGCCGACCTGTCCGAAGTGCCGGGCGCGGATGCAGCGCGAGGGGCTGAAGGACGTGGACGAGTTGCAGAGCTATGCCGTGCACCGGCTCGAGGCGTTCCTCAATGCCCGCGGGCGCCGGCTGCTGGGCTGGGACGAGATTCTGCAGGGCGGTCTGGCGCCCAACGCCGCGGTCATGTCGTGGCGCGGCGAGTCGGGCGGCCGCGAGGCGGCGGCCTCGGGGCATCCGGTGGTGATGGTTCCGGGCAGCTACTGCTATCTGGACAAGTATCAGGGCAATCCCTCGACCGAGCC from Alistipes dispar carries:
- a CDS encoding MFS transporter; the protein is MSEKRPVSPLAWVPSLYFAMGLPFVVLNMVSAVLFKDLGIPDARIAFWTSLIMWPWTIKFLWSPFLEIFRTKKFFVVATQLLSGVMFGVAALALHLPSFFAVTVAVFAVVAFSGATHDIAADGVYMSELSTRDQAKYIGWQGAFYNLAKLVATGGLVWFAGWLYERSSAEGAAAFDAYVHAWTVVLAILCGLLLLLGCYHGRMLPSGAAAAGGHSLGEGLRGLKEVIAAFFTKKHIWYYIAFIILYRLGEGFVMKIVPLFLKADTAAGGLGLTNQQIGLYYGTFGAGAFLVGSLLAGYYIAARGLRRTLFTLCCVFNVPFVVYALLAFFQPSSMWLVGGGIVVEYFGYGFGFVGLTLFMIQQVAPGRHQMAHYAFASGIMNLSVMLTGAVSGYLSDWLGYSLFFVVVMLATIPAFVMTRFIPFTYPDGNKTE
- a CDS encoding glycoside hydrolase family 20 protein is translated as MKKNHLLSLLAGLSLCAASCGGPTAETDAVIPRPASVEKRSGACRLASPLALSFDAPAEVADALTAYLRTTPLAVRTDDPQASDGYLRLTVAASPELPASEEGYVLSVLPEGVSVASRGEAGLFYGIQTLLQLQEQFGDRIPAQRITDSPRFSYRGMHLDEARHFFGKEFVKKQLRMMASLKLNRFHWHLTDGAGWRIEIDRYPELTELAAWRPIEGWQPWLDAGRPYCRRDDPNAYGGFYTKDDIREVVAYADSLHITVIPEIEMPGHSEEVLAVYPHLSCAGKPHVYDDFCIGNDATFEFLENVLEEVMELFPSEYIHVGGDEATKKGWPTCPKCRARMQREGLKDVDELQSYAVHRLEAFLNARGRRLLGWDEILQGGLAPNAAVMSWRGESGGREAAASGHPVVMVPGSYCYLDKYQGNPSTEPEALEGSVPLPKTYMYEPAPQDMPGRERVLGVQANLWTERIATPEYAEYMLYPRVFAVAEIAWSAPELKDYEDFRRRALMRIDAVRAKGYNTFDLAGSVRGERPESLEEVRHLAVGCPVTYASEWYEGYPADGPGSLTDGKLGSWTYGYRWLGFLNTDVEATVDLGAVKPIREVKADFLQWRSAFIGLPKRVEIAVSTDGERFTVLGGEENDLPFDDPKLQCRAFGWTGEAEARYVRCHAFSHGHPGGWLFIDEIIVN